In Nostoc sp. CENA543, a single genomic region encodes these proteins:
- a CDS encoding Uma2 family endonuclease encodes MVAVPQQPQKMTVEEYLAWELQQELRYEYVNGEVFAMTGGTVPHNDIALNFYRVLYPHLRARGCRVNVSDVKVLFNTKNIYYYPDVIVSCDPQDLNARKFIQNPTIIAEVLSPGTSSKDRGEKFTNYLTIPSLQEYLLIDSEKISVERFCRGEGRMWLYYPYTEGDMITLSSIEFDFAIAQLYEGVVFAPAAE; translated from the coding sequence ATGGTAGCCGTCCCCCAACAACCGCAAAAAATGACAGTCGAGGAATATCTCGCTTGGGAACTCCAGCAAGAGCTTCGTTATGAATATGTTAATGGCGAAGTTTTTGCCATGACTGGTGGTACAGTTCCTCACAATGACATTGCACTGAACTTTTACAGAGTCTTATACCCACATTTACGTGCTAGAGGTTGTCGAGTGAATGTGTCAGATGTGAAAGTGTTATTTAATACTAAAAATATCTATTATTATCCTGATGTGATCGTCAGTTGCGACCCTCAAGACCTGAATGCTCGCAAATTTATTCAAAATCCCACAATAATTGCTGAAGTTTTATCCCCTGGTACGAGTAGCAAAGATCGGGGCGAAAAATTCACTAATTACTTAACAATTCCCTCTTTACAAGAATATTTATTGATAGATTCCGAAAAAATCTCCGTTGAACGTTTCTGTCGCGGAGAGGGGAGAATGTGGCTTTACTATCCCTACACTGAGGGAGATATGATTACACTATCTAGCATAGAATTTGATTTTGCGATCGCACAACTCTATGAAGGTGTGGTATTTGCACCAGCAGCAGAATAG